The Eremothecium cymbalariae DBVPG#7215 chromosome 8, complete sequence genome has a window encoding:
- the RBK1 gene encoding putative ribokinase (similar to Ashbya gossypii AFR626W), whose amino-acid sequence MGITVIGSLNYDLVTFTDHIPNMGETISGKCFETHVGGKGLNQAIALSNLKPDSIAEAVRMVGNIGEDSFGSELLRVGRTSGLNMEYVGRHDDVRTGTATILVEESSGQNRIICVSGANMKTVFDKERLQLVFPAKGGSSEEYVILQHEIPDPCSIMHWLRENRPEHLIVFNPSPFQHLDPLDWKAVDILVVNEVEALQLLSSLYDNNDVARYQSLVETNLIEGYTMIAQEFKSRKVLNSNGPGVIIITLGENGIIYTSRTQSDISYFPATHIDNVIDTTAAGDTFLGGVVMQLYNGSTLHDAVKFAAYASAIAITRKGASNSIPSYAEVMEKL is encoded by the coding sequence ATGGGTATTACAGTTATTGGTTCGCTTAACTATGATTTAGTGACCTTCACAGATCACATTCCCAACATGGGTGAGACAATATCTGGAAAGTGCTTCGAAACGCACGTAGGAGGTAAAGGGTTGAATCAAGCAATTGCATTGAGTAATTTAAAACCGGACTCTATTGCGGAGGCAGTAAGGATGGTGGGGAATATTGGGGAAGACTCTTTTGGTTCCGAACTGTTAAGGGTTGGTAGAACAAGCGGTCTTAATATGGAATATGTCGGGAGGCATGATGATGTTAGAACTGGTACTGCTACCATCTTGGTTGAAGAATCGAGTGGGCAGAATAGAATTATTTGTGTAAGTGGGGCAAACATGAAAACCGTATTTGATAAGGAGAGACTTCAATTAGTCTTCCCCGCAAAAGGTGGGAGTAGTGAAGAATATGTTATATTACAACATGAAATCCCCGACCCATGCTCAATTATGCATTGGCTTCGAGAAAACAGACCTGAACATCTGATAGTGTTTAACCCATCTCCATTTCAACATTTGGATCCCCTTGACTGGAAGGCGGTTGACATTTTAGTTGTTAACGAGGTTGAGGCGTTACAGTTACTTTCATCTCTGTACGATAACAATGATGTAGCACGTTACCAGTCATTGGTTGAGACTAATCTAATTGAAGGCTATACCATGATAGCGCAAGAATTTAAGAGTAGGAAAGTCCTTAATAGCAATGGGCCTGGAGTAATTATTATAACATTAGGCGAAAACGGGATTATCTATACGTCAAGGACACAGTCAGACATATCCTATTTTCCTGCTACTCATATAGATAATGTCATAGATACAACAGCCGCTGGAGATACATTCTTAGGCGGTGTCGTGATGCAGCTATATAATGGGTCAACTTTGCACGATGCTGTGAAGTTTGCTGCCTATGCAAGTGCGATAGCTATTACTAGAAAGGGCGCATCGAACAGTATACCAAGCTATGCAGAAGTCATGGAAAAATTATGA
- the UBP12 gene encoding putative ubiquitin-specific protease UBP12 (similar to Ashbya gossypii AFR627C), with product MNKLKSQDNVVHGGPLLEELEGTQTKEDVASLDNWQAEVDTIQTNLNSSEDCAVGTLVSENSLNEQPTRLVAFSDDSDSMLVDAIPSLEEQRVIVNKLWEEFVKASTEGDKMYIVPSQWSTKFLDQNQTDYTALGQMDIKSVVLDRANLILAPFDLNPYIAVPEPVFNRWYEWYGVTEGSFPFYTVLVKDAGGQLIVEYDRPKFMVHYLTINEDTQNYKCNAQVPIFFTMSRLSTMEDVVTRAMKLFCERESSVDIDVTNFRTWYIKDKPSASENVNDYLTTNYKIKPSTFVEFPMKHLIKSEQLSYSIKDYDSETIDLAVELKPPAKNQHWASNYYIYNQMTPSNGTVGLGNLGNTCYMNSALQCLVHIPEFKDYFLYNAYEKEINVDNPLGHKGHIAWAFGTLIQSLFGKRNNLISSYSPRHFKTTIGHLNSMFAGYQQQDSQEFLAFLLDGLHEDLNRIVDKPYVEKPELNPTDDVTEFETIKKLADDTWLKHKLRNDSVILDLFVGLYKSTLICPTCKKVSTTFDPYNDLTLPLPVDSTWSNKVLIFPHSSPPYTFEVELNKTDTYCDLKKYVARCTGMNTADLLGAEVFNHQFYNNYEASRADSQYLPIHELISDSDVVVFYEVPRSENDLVVPVMNTVIEDGFRSAKLCGFPFFISLSEEEQSDYGVILQKLENAFIQWSGGFTEFTLASKKNDTITLDQLPVLQKKYPGLQPEAVATELKYINPEQPPEKFFKIKIYDGQINNQRSRFASQPYPRSARNDLWTPEPHVTFSKVKDITANLDQVLWDAYNYASIGLEGSVENPNIEYSGCNNFCESEDASILNVTSQNIGPHTQSSDSDMDIEVSIDNQDLQKAESSEEHSLDLVADTLNDIPREKLIKAQNAIICEWNSKSYDEVFNSSLKVNWDSPGEVPNTELEASKRERNAQEEKKITLHDCLTLFSTPEVLGATDSWYCPSCKEHRQATKQIELWNTPDILLIHLKRFENQRSFSDKIGDIVHFPITDLDMSPYLVYKDDKKGTIYDLIAVDNHYGGLGGGHYTAYVKNFLDNKWYYFDDSRVNETVPERSIAGSAYLLFYRRRTESNYVGSQYLCDIINKSRQKYDERMKQFNDAVLDLYTESRSDNEDESEHNQEQSLEDEETEDEDKRETVHLLTLADGRVDQRGSIPIKGMISPNSDYSIASLEVGDGSRVSGNDEDNHNNSRRKLRLLQKTYNSQSSDIASPESTPCSSTGSISDENTENTKIGPTRNESIPDSPSVS from the coding sequence ATGAATAAGTTGAAGAGCCAGGATAACGTTGTGCACGGGGGACCATTACTGGAGGAGTTAGAGGGGACGCAGACTAAAGAAGACGTGGCATCATTGGACAATTGGCAGGCGGAAGTTGATACTATACAGACCAACTTGAATTCATCTGAAGATTGTGCCGTTGGCACCCTAGTCTCTGAAAATAGCCTTAATGAACAGCCCACAAGACTGGTTGCTTTTTCAGATGATAGTGATTCAATGTTGGTTGACGCGATCCCATCTTTGGAGGAGCAGCGAGTTATTGTTAATAAGCTTTGGGAGGAGTTTGTAAAGGCATCTACGGAGGGTGACAAGATGTACATCGTGCCTAGTCAGTGGTCGACTAAATTTTTGGATCAAAATCAGACAGATTATACTGCTTTAGGGCAAATGGATATTAAGTCTGTTGTTTTAGATAGAGCTAATCTGATTCTTGCGCCCTTCGATCTGAATCCATATATTGCAGTTCCTGAACCCGTATTTAACCGGTGGTATGAATGGTATGGAGTGACGGAGGGTTCTTTCCCATTTTACACAGTGCTTGTTAAAGATGCCGGGGGTCAATTGATAGTGGAGTATGATAGACCAAAGTTCATGGTACATTATTTAACCATTAATGAAGACACACAAAATTATAAGTGTAACGCACAGGTTCCCATTTTTTTTACGATGTCTAGGTTAAGTACTATGGAAGATGTTGTTACCAGGGCAATGAAGTTATTTTGTGAAAGAGAATCAAGTGTTGATATCGATGTAACTAACTTTAGAACGTGGTATATAAAGGATAAACCGTCAGCATCCGAGAATGTTAACGACTACCTAACGACCAACTATAAAATAAAGCCATCCACGTTCGTAGAGTTTCCCATGAAGCACTTAATCAAATCTGAACAACTCTCATATTCAATCAAAGACTATGATTCTGAAACTATTGACCTTGCTGTGGAACTAAAACCTCCTGCTAAGAACCAGCATTGGGCATCTAACTATTACATTTACAATCAGATGACACCCTCAAATGGTACTGTTGGTTTAGGAAATCTTGGAAATACATGTTACATGAATTCTGCGTTACAATGTCTTGTTCATATTCCTGAATTTAAGGATTATTTCTTGTACAATGCTTATGAGAAAGAAATTAATGTCGATAATCCCTTAGGTCACAAAGGCCATATTGCTTGGGCATTTGGAACTTTGATCCAGTctttatttggaaaacGAAATAACCTCATCTCGAGTTACTCTCCCAGACATTTTAAAACTACAATTGGCCATTTAAACTCCATGTTTGCTGGATACCAACAGCAAGATTCTCAGGAGTTTCTCGCCTTTTTGTTAGATGGTTTGCatgaagatttgaacaGGATTGTAGATAAGCCATACGTTGAAAAACCAGAATTAAACCCTACAGATGATGTGACTGAATTCGAGACCATCAAAAAGTTAGCGGATGACACATGGCTTAAACATAAGCTGAGAAACGATTCGGTAATTTTGGATCTATTTGTCGGCCTTTACAAATCAACATTAATTTGTCCCACATGCAAAAAGGTGTCGACTACGTTTGATCCTTATAATGATTTAACTTTGCCGTTACCTGTGGACAGTACTTGGTCAAATAAGGTGCTCATTTTTCCACATAGTTCTCCTCCATACACTTTTGAAGTCGAGTTAAATAAAACCGACACTTATTGTGACTTAAAGAAATATGTTGCAAGATGTACCGGTATGAATACAGCAGATCTGCTGGGCGCTGAAGTATTCaatcatcaattttataACAACTATGAAGCTTCACGTGCCGATTCACAATACCTTCCAATCCATGAGTTAATAAGTGACAGTGATGTAGTGGTATTCTATGAAGTTCCCAGAAGTGAGAATGATTTGGTTGTACCAGTTATGAACACCGTGATTGAAGATGGATTCAGGTCTGCGAAATTGTGTGGTTTCCCGTTTTTCATTTCACTTTCTGAGGAAGAACAATCTGATTATGGCGTCATATTACAGAAATTAGAAAATGCATTTATCCAATGGTCAGGTGGTTTCACAGAATTTACATTAGCATCAAAGAAAAACGATACCATTACATTGGACCAGCTACCCGTATtgcaaaaaaaatatccaGGTTTACAGCCGGAAGCTGTAGCAACCGAGTTAAAGTATATCAACCCTGAACAGCCTCCCGAAAagttctttaaaataaagatTTACGATGGGCAGATAAATAATCAGAGATCTAGATTTGCTTCTCAGCCATATCCTAGGTCTGCGCGTAACGATCTTTGGACACCTGAACCTCATGTGACCTTTAGTAAAGTTAAAGATATCACTGCAAATTTAGATCAAGTTTTATGGGATGCATATAACTATGCTTCTATCGGTTTGGAGGGAAGCGTGGAGAATCCTAACATCGAATATTCCGGTTGCAATAACTTTTGCGAAAGCGAAGATGCTTCCATATTAAATGTAACCTCTCAAAATATTGGACCTCATACGCAGTCGTCTGATTCAGACATGGATATCGAAGTATCCATCGACAACCAAGACTTACAAAAGGCTGAATCTAGTGAAGAGCATTCATTAGATCTAGTTGCAGATACCTTGAACGATATTCCTCGCGAGAAACTAATTAAGGCTCAAAATGCGATTATCTGTGAGTGGAATAGTAAATCGTATGACGAAGTGTTCAACAGTTCATTAAAGGTTAATTGGGATTCACCTGGGGAAGTACCTAATACTGAATTAGAAGCAAGTAAAAGAGAACGGAATGCccaagaagagaagaagattacATTGCATGATTGTTTAACATTGTTTTCAACTCCAGAGGTACTTGGAGCTACTGATTCATGGTATTGTCCAAGTTGTAAAGAGCATCGCCAAGCAACAAAACAGATCGAGTTATGGAATACCCCTGATATTTTACTGATacatttgaaaagatttgaaaatcaaaGGTCTTTTAGTGACAAAATTGGCGATATAGTGCATTTCCCAATTACAGATTTGGATATGTCACCATATCTTGTCTATAAGGACGATAAAAAAGGTACCATCTATGATTTAATAGCTGTTGACAATCATTATGGTGGCCTTGGAGGTGGTCACTATACAGCATAtgtcaaaaattttcttgaCAACAAATGGTATTATTTTGACGATTCCAGAGTAAACGAAACAGTTCCCGAACGTAGTATAGCTGGTTCTGCATATTTGTTATTCTATAGAAGACGGACGGAGTCTAATTACGTGGGAAGTCAGTATTTATGTGATATTATAAACAAATCTAGACAAAAATATGATGAAAGAATGAAACAATTCAACGATGCTGTGCTAGATTTGTACACTGAAAGTAGATCTGATAATGAGGATGAAAGTGAACACAATCAAGAACAATCTTTAGAAGATGAGGAAacagaagatgaagataaaCGAGAAACTGTACATTTACTTACTCTTGCGGATGGCAGAGTAGACCAACGTGGATCTATTCCAATCAAAGGCATGATTAGTCCAAATAGTGACTATAGTATAGCTAGCCTGGAGGTCGGCGATGGAAGTAGAGTTAGTGGAAATGATGAAGACAATCACAACAATAGCAGGAGGAAGTTGAGGTTGTTGCAAAAGACGTATAATTCACAATCTTCTGATATTGCATCGCCAGAATCCACTCCATGCTCATCGACTGGGTCAATTTCTGACGAGAATACTGAAAACACGAAAATAGGCCCAACAAGAAATGAAAGCATTCCTGATTCCCCATCTGTTAGCTAG